Proteins encoded together in one Triticum dicoccoides isolate Atlit2015 ecotype Zavitan chromosome 7B, WEW_v2.0, whole genome shotgun sequence window:
- the LOC119337173 gene encoding glycosyltransferase family 92 protein Os08g0121900-like, translating to MAVSAKERKLSRLGSGKAANGGGGGGGSFGARGGHRSPAAGGRRRLFAVFFAFLCAGAVVFGGVHAIGASFRPVLLTAWPSATLNALSSERRVQQAGGNGAGTISPSVQIRHAVALPDHLLVILGDGSLLPAPGHFECLYSTANSTQLRRRPLSVAALPDGPSLVHCPAGPSGMAVSLSLSQSPPVTPFQWDQLVYTALLDSRDNSTVVFAKGMNLRPGRLGVPSRYECVFGRDLSKPKLVVTSPVVSAAQETFRCVTPVRIRRYLRMTADGNINRNSDGKPMLVSIRTKGRGSSTLPSIAQPEPLPRYNRHRHTRHRQQKAHSMCVCTMLRNQARFLREWIMYHSHIGVQRWFIYDNNSDDGIEEVLGSMDPSAYNATRHLWPWMKSQEAGFAHCALRARESCEWVGFIDIDEFLHFPGNQTLQDVLRNYSSRPRIGELRTACHSFGPSGRTKIPKKGVTTGYTCRLAAPERHKSIVRPDALNPSLINVVHHFHLKEGMKYANVGQGVMLINHYKYQVWEVFKEKFAGRVATYVADWQDEENVGSRDRAPGLGTKPVEPEDWPRRFCEVYDTGLKDFVHKEFTDPQTGSLPW from the exons ATGGCGGTTTCGGCCAAGGAGCGCAAGCTGAGCAGGCTCGGCAGTGgtaaggcggcaaacggaggaggaggaggaggcgggagcTTCGGCGCGAGGGGTGGTCACCGGTCGCCTGCGGCGGGGGGACGGCGGCGGCTGTTCGCGGTGTTCTTCGCGTTCCTCTGCGCCGGCGCGGTCGTCTTCGGCGGGGTGCACGCCATTGGAG CGTCCTTCCGGCCGGTGCTCttgacggcctggccgtcggcgacCCTGAACGCCCTCTCCTCGGAGCGCCGGGTGCAGCAAGCTGGAGGCAACGGTGCCGGCACCATTTCACCGTCTGTCCAAATCCGGCATGCTGTCGCTCTGCCGGACCATCTTCTCGTAATCCTCGGTGACGGATCATTGCTACCAGCTCCCGGGCACTTCGAGTGCCTGTACTCCACTGCCAACTCAACGCAGCTGCGTCGTCGTCCCCTCTCAGTTGCTGCCTTGCCAGATGGACCAAGCCTCGTCCATTGCCCTGCCGGACCGTCTGGGATGGCTGTGTCCCTGTCGCTGTCCCAGTCACCTCCGGTGACACCATTCCAATGGGATCAGCTCGTGTACACCGCACTTCTTGACAGCCGGGACAACTCCACCGTTGTGTTTGCCAAAGGGATGAACCTCCGTCCAGGCCGTCTCGGTGTGCCATCACGGTATGAGTGTGTCTTTGGCCGGGACCTGTCAAAGCCGAAGCTCGTTGTCACCTCCCCTGTGGTTTCTGCTGCACAAGAGACATTCCGGTGTGTGACACCTGTCCGCATTCGCCGGTACCTCAGGATGACAGCTGATGGAAACATCAACAGAAACAGTGATGGCAAGCCTATGCTGGTCTCCATCAGGACTAAGGGCCGGGGGAGCTCTACACTCCCCTCAATCGCGCAACCAGAGCCACTTCCAAGGTATAACCGGCATCGGCATACAAGACATCGGCAGCAGAAGGCACACTCAATGTGTGTGTGCACCATGCTGCGCAACCAAGCACGGTTCTTGCGGGAATGGATCATGTACCACTCCCATATCGGAGTGCAACGGTGGTTCATCTATGACAACAACAGTGATGATGGCATCGAGGAAGTCCTCGGTTCCATGGATCCATCCGCATACAATGCAACACGCCACTTGTGGCCTTGGATGAAATCTCAGGAGGCTGGATTTGCACATTGTGCACTCAGGGCGCGGGAGAGCTGCGAGTGGGTGGGGTTCATCGACATCGATGAGTTCCTGCACTTCCCTGGCAACCAAACTCTACAAGATGTCCTCCGGAATTACTCAAGCAGGCCAAGGATTGGTGAACTCAGGACTGCATGCCACAGCTTTGGTCCATCAGGCCGGACTAAGATTCCTAAGAAAGGCGTCACAACAGGCTACACCTGCCGGCTGGCTGCGCCGGAGCGGCACAAGTCAATTGTCAGGCCAGATGCATTGAATCCATCACTGATCAACGTGGTGCACCACTTCCATCTGAAGGAAGGGATGAAGTATGCGAATGTTGGCCAGGGAGTGATGCTGATCAATCACTACAAATACCAAGTCTGGGAGGTGTTCAAAGAAAAGTTTGCTGGCCGCGTGGCGACCTATGTTGCCGATTGGCAGGACGAGGAGAATGTTGGATCCAGGGACAGGGCGCCAGGTCTAGGGACCAAACCAGTGGAACCGGAGGATTGGCCGCGTCGGTTCTGTGAAGTATATGACACTGGTTTGAAAGATTTTGTGCACAAAGAATTCACAGACCCACAGACTGGAAGTCTTCCATGGTAG
- the LOC119335267 gene encoding uncharacterized protein LOC119335267 has translation MPTTAAARSFFSSLAPPYLLHDGSRTTVASFPLGSPPTVALSLSVSASAPTSPWAPAANPKYHNAKVDAGDEDVDGGDLLRQFTREVGRAGVMHEVRRRRWHEDARDKRKRKSRDAAWRLSRRRFKGPYPFDDEQESKEGTTDDDGRDNWELPGGEFPSFR, from the exons ATGCCAACCACGGCCGCCGCACGGTCCTTCTTCTCATCGCTAGCACCGCCTTATCTCCTCCACGATGGATCGCGGACCACGGTCGCCTCCTTCCCGCTTGGATCTCCTCCTACCGTCGCCCTCTCCCTCTCGGTCTCCGCCTCCGCCCCCACCTCGCCGTGGGCGCCGGCGGCCAACCCCAAGTACCACAACGCGAAGGTGGACGCGGGAGACGAAGACGTGGACGGGGGCGATCTGCTGCGGCAGTTCACGCGGGAGGTGGGGCGAGCCGGCGTCATGCACGAGgtcaggcggcggcggtggcacgaGGACGCGCGGGACAAGCGCAAGCGAAAGTCCCGCGACGCCGCATGGAGGCTCAGCCGCAG GCGTTTCAAGGGTCCATATCCATTTGACGATGAGCAGGAGTCGAAGGAGGGAACCACCGACGATGATGGGCGTGACAACTGGGAGCTTCCTGGGGGAGAGTTTCCTTCTTTCAGATGA